CGGCGCTTCTGAGTAATTTTTTTTGCCTCATCGAGCCTCCATTCCCTGATTTTTCTATGGTCACCGGAAGTAAGAACTTCTGGAACCACAAGACCATTCCATGAAGAGGGTCTAGTGTATAACGGATATTCTAATAAACCAAAAAACTCATTTTGGCTACAAAAACTTTCTTCCATTAATGCATTACCGTTATTTATTACACCAGGAATGAGTCTAATGCAAGCATCAATTAGTGTCATTGCAGGAATTTCTCCACCGGACATGATAAAATCGCCCAAAGAGACCTCCTCAAATTCATAAAAATCAATGACTCGCTGGTCAATTCCTTCATATCTGCCACACAGCATTAATATGTCGGAACAACTTTTTAAATTTTCAATATATTCGTAATTTATTTTTTTTCCTCTTGGGGAAAAATATATAAATTTCTGAACATTATGTTTAGCTTTGATATTATCAATAGCTTTACCTAAAATATCAGGGCGCATAACCTGCCCGATTCCACCGCCAAATGGCTCGTCATCAACAGATTTGTAATTACGCTCCACAAAATCCCTAGGATTTGTCACAGTGTAATTCCAGTGCTTTCCAAGCGCTTTCCCAGCTAATGACATTCCCAAAATCCCTGGGAATGCATCTGGTAACATTGAAATTATATGAAAATTCTGCATTTTACACCTCATCAGGTATATTGCAGTAAATTACCTTATTTTCTACATCTACTTCAGGAAAAGTATCGTTATTAAAAGGAAGCAATAATTTATTGCTGCGAATTTCTACTTCACAAATATCGCCTGCTCCATAATTATGAACCGCAATAATTTTCCCTATTTTTTCTTTAGAATCAGGATCTTTTATATCCATATCTATGAGATCGCTAATATAGAACTCGCCATCTTCTTCAATTTCAGGGAAATCTGATCTCATTGCAAATATTTGCATGCCTTTAAGCCTGTCAGATATGTTTTTATCATTTACACCATCTATAGAGCAAATTGATACATCCTGATTAGATGATCTGACTTTAAATTTAATTTTTTCATTATTTTCCTTATAAAGTGCTGGAAAACCAAAAAAATTAGGGGTCAAAGCTTTCACTTTGACCTCCCCTTTTACTCCATGCGAGCCAATAATATAGCCAACTAAGACTAATTTAGACATTAGATAACTAAGCCTGCTCTTTCATCTCTTTTTTAGATAATTTTTTAGGATTGTTTCTTAAACGCTCAAGTCTTTTAGAAACATTACCCGGAACTTCGTAATTATAAGCATCCATAAGTTTTGCAACTCTATCAGTCATTTGTGCGCCTTTAGCAATCCAATCTTTAACTAAATCAATTTTAATACCAAATCTTTCTGCAGAATCTTTAGCTTTTGCAGGATTGAAGAAACCGAGTTCAGCAATAAAGTCACCATCTCTCGGTGCTGTTGCATTAGCTACTACAACTTTGTAGTATGGTCTCTTTTTTGAACCACGTCTTGTAAGTCTTATTTTAACTGTCATGTCTTTACCATATAAAAAGATCGAATTTTGGCATTTATATTATATTTTGAAGTAAATGTAAAGAGTGTTTTGATGATAAAGTTTTATTAATTAATTAATATATTTCATTTAGTCCTTATTACTTATCAAACATCATACGTCCAAATATGATAACTGTAGCTACAGTACATACAAAATATGATATTACCATGGCTATTTTAAGCCCATAATTATAGCCCAAATCAAAGATTTTCCTATTATTACTGGCATTCATAATATAAGTTTCTAACTCCAGGAACTTTTTTTGAGCTTCCTGAAACTGATCATTATCTTTTTTTATCATACTTACATCGCAGCAAACATTTAATAACTCTTCTAAAATACCGCCAAGCTCAACTACCTTATCAAGTCTTTTAGCAACTTCCTCTCTTGTGGTTTTACTTTTAATGAAAGTTAGTATTCCTCTAAGAGATGCAGCGTATTTTTTTGTAAGATTAGGTAAATTAGGAACTTTTGCTTCTCTTTGAGCAATTGATAACAAAGCAACAGATCTTAATAGCCTGTTACTTTCAATTTCTGGATAGTTAGATACAGTACTAATTCTTACCTCTTTTCTGAAATTTAATTTAGCAGCTATAAAGGCTGAAATGTGCCTGTCTAAAATCTGAATATCTTTAACTTCACATATATCATTTAAAACAGTAAGTAACCTGGCAACACTAAAACAATAATAATTGATTACAAGGGGACTCTGACAAACAAGCGTTGTATTAAACTCATATAAAAGTCTTTCCATCCCAAAGCCAAACTCATGTTTTTTTGCATACAGCTTAAATCTTTCGAGATTCATGATCATATAGGAAGCAAAGATTTTATTTCCTAATGTTCTGTTTTCCATAGCCATGTTTATTAAACTACTATCAAGTACCTGATAGATATGATTAATATTATCCTGAATGTTTTTTGAAAGCGCATGACATAATAAACTACCAAAACCCTCAATATGCAATGCAATGGATTTGTACCTGATACCATTTTCAGGATCTATAATCATAATACATCTGCATAGTATCTCGTCTTCACTAATATTAATAAAACTAGCACTTGATCCCATTTTAACAGTATATGAAAGCCTTTCTGCCATTTCTGGGTTAGCAATTCCACCTTCAACCCATTTCACAAACTTTGAGTCTTTTATAACCTTTTTCCCCAAATCCCAGTCATTATAAAGAGCTTGCGCAACACTTCCTGTAGTGTAATATTTAGTCTCTCCTATGTTAAATATCCTTGTGGCTTTTTTATAAAGCCTTAGTACTGCAAAATTAAACCTTCTACCCTTTAGCCACTCAATAACCTTGGTCGTACCCCACCTTTCAGTTCTTCTATCACAAAGTAAGCCTTTTACCATGTTTTTAAATGCAGCAGAACCATTAAAATCAGGACAGTAAACCTCGTATGCACTTTCCTCTATTCGTCTGTAAACAAGTTCTTCCAGTGATAGTAATTCAGCAGGCAAATTACCTTTGGTTAAATAAACTACTGTAATACCTAGCGAAAAATAATCATTAAGTACATCGGAAACGCCCTTAGCTATAGGCATGACCTGCATTCTTTCTATTACTTCATAAGCAGCTGGCTGCGAAAAGCCACAAGGCTCTCTGATAGCATCCCCAACAGTTACATCTAAAATATTATTTACGTTGTTAATATAAATATTATCAGGATTTATTCCACCGTGTGACTGTCCAAGCTCCTCAAAACCCATTAAAACCTTAGTTACAATAGGAATAACATAATCCATAATCTGCTGCTCAGACATTGGACCAAACTGCTTTACATATGATCTTAATGTAATTCCTGCAGGCTTTTTAAATACTGCGCAAAGTCTGTAATGATTTACCTCTCCTACTGGCAAAATTTCACAATGAATTGGCTTTACAATATTGGTAAATGTGTTTTCCATCATCTCTGAAATAATATCCATACGATATCCATAGGATGGGTCAAACACATATACGAACTTATCTTGTACACCGGGATTTCCCAAGTCATTTACATCAAATGCCTGACCAAAAATACTGGAAAATTCTCTAATAGGGGAAGATGCAAGAATAGTATATTTTTCAGAAATAGTATTAAGCTTATGCGTTATATGAAAAGCTTTGGTTTTTTCTGGTTTCTGATTACTATCACGCATTATGTTTTTCTAAAAAAATTAACTGATTTAATGCTATTGCATTAATAAAATTCTGTCAACTTTTAGGATGATTTATAAGCTAAAATACAATCTTCGTAAAATTTATTGTAAATTCTTTTTGTTATATTGTGCCTGTTAAAAATAATCTTATTGATTGAACTTACAGGCATGATATCTAAGGTTGTTGATGTAACAAAGCAGTCCTCAAATTCATAAATATTATTTGGATTAATTTTTGTTTCAATCACATTAATTTCAAGTTGTTTAGCTATAAATATTATTTTCTGACGCGTAAGACCATTTAAAAAACAATCAGCGAGTGGCGTATATAGTTTATTATCTTTGACAAAGAAAATGTTGGAACTTGTAGTTTCAGCAACATTACCTTCAAAATCTAATAATAGTGAATCATCAAACCCTTTTGCTAAAGCTTTATGTTTTTCAAGTGTTGCTATCGCATAAGATGCAGCACATTTGCTTTGAACAGGTAAACATTCTTTTGAAGGTCTTTTATAATCACCAATGTTAAGTTTATAACCTTTGCTAAGATCTTTAGGCACTTCAATTGTATTAGTATTCCATACTGCGATTGCCACATGAACAGTTGTATTAGGAGCTGCAATTTTAATCTCTTCACTTCCCCTAAATACTACAGGTCTTATGTACCCAAAATAAATATCATTTTTTGCGACAACTTCTAAAGTAGCATTTTTAATTTGATCCTTAGAAAAAGGTATTGTCATGCCAATTAGATTAGCAGACAGAAACAGTCTGTCGATATGCTCATCAAGCATAAATATTTTGTTGTAATATACTCTAATTCCTTCAAATACAGAACTAGCATAATGAAGACCATGAGTCATTATTGGTATATTAGCATCATTACTATCCGTAATAGCACCATCAACCCACATTTTGCCATATTTAGAAGTCATATTTTACCCCTTTTTCAAAAAGGAATATCATAAAAATACATCTAATACAATTATTTTCTGAAAGATTGTTCAGCTGATTTTTCTTTATCTTTAGATACTTTATCTGCGAACCTGCCAGGAGATTCTATATTTTGCATAGTAATTTCTGGATTAAATTCTTCTTCTATATCTTTATCTTTCATTTTCGCTTTACGCATAGTAAAGGCAGCAGATGCAGCTTTTGCTTTTAAAGACAATTTAATAGAGCTGAATAATTTCTTAAGCTTTTTAATGGTTGGATTCTGTGGATTTTCAATCTCATGTAACGCCTTTTTAATATCGGCAATTATTGAATTATCAGAAAATATTGCTTCCTCAAAATTAAGAGACTGAGCTAGCTGGTCAGCTTCAAAAAAAGCCCCATCAAAATTTGCACCCTGTATGTCTGAACCGTTGAAAGATGCACCAATTAAATTACTGTTTTTAAGTATAACACCCTTTAGCGATGCTTTATCAAAATTAGCATTAGTAAGATCAGCACCTGCAAAATTAGATTTATCAAGAATTTGCCCTTCAAAATTATAAGGAATATCAAGGGTTACACCAATAGCACGTTCATAAATCACCTGACTTGATAGATCAGCCTGACGTAAATCAAGACCTTTTAGTGATATTTTATCAGAATTTGCCTTAGAAAGTATGGTTTTTAAAGACTCACCATCAAAACGACTTTTTCTAAAATTACAGTTTTTTAAGATAAAATTGGCAAAATTAAAGCCTCTAAGGTCTTGTTCACTCATATCGAAATATGATAAATCAAGCTTTGATCCATCGGCAATTAATACATTAATTACTGGATCACCTTCCGCATATAATTCCTCAAGCATATTAAGCTGCTCACGCGTTAGAATGGTTTTTTTACGCTCTTCTAAAGTTTTCGCAGCTAAATTGTTGATAAAATCTTGTCTTTCTGCACTATTCATCTATAGTTCACTATTATATTTAATTAATATTATAACATTTAAATTATTAAAAAACTAGTATTTGTACTAACGGCTTAACATATGATACTGGCTTATTCAGCAAACATAATCCTATTTTTTACAATATTTACATCCCTTTTATCTATCACACTACAAAAGAAAAATAAATCATTAAATAACTCTCATTATATTATATCTTTATTAAATATTTCGCTATTTATTCAATTAATTTATGCTTTTATAACTTCTAATTATCATATTGAAAATGTTGTTTTAAATTCACATCATTTAAAACCTTTAATTTTTAAAATAGCTGGCAGTTGGGGAAGTCATGAAGGATCTCTGATACTAATTTACATGCTAACATCTGTAATGTTTAGTATTTTTGCATATAAAAATAAGCCTAATAATACGCAAAAAACTATATATTTCAGCAGCATAGGCTTCTTAGGTACGTATATTCTATTTTCCTCTAACCCGTTTAGGATAGTTACAGAAGAGGTAACAAATGGAATGGGGTTAAATCCGCTATTACAGGATTATGCCTTGGCTATTCACCCGCCTATTCTGTATATTGGATACACATCATTGATAGTGCCATTTTTAATAGCGTTTTATGATAAAGAAACATTTTTAGAAAAGCATAAATATTTACACAAATGGGCTTTATTTTCATTTAGCTTTTTGACATTAGGTATAGGGCTTGGCTCATGGTGGGCATACCGCGAGCTTGGCTGGGGCGGTTTTTGGTTCTGGGATCCTGTTGAAAATATATCACTTTTGCCATGGTTTACAGCCGTAGGACTTGTTCATCTACTAATAAGTAAAAATTCCAGCTTTTATAAGTATCAAATTTTACTTTGCATTTTAGGGTTTTTCTACGCAAATTTTGCAACATTTATTGTAAGGTCAGGGCTTTTAACATCTGTTCATAGCTTTGCCCAGGATAATTCAAGAGGTATTTATTTATTATTATATATTATCGGCATAGGCTGCATTGGCATAATTCCAGTGATTAAAGCCTTTAAAGAAAACGTAATTATCAACAAAAACAGGTTTTTATTAGCAAATGCAATTTTCATGTTTTTAGGCAGTATCATCATATTTTTTGCACTAACAAGCCCCATCATATACTATATGCTTTATAAACAATTTATATCACTTGGCGCACCATATTATGAAAAAACATTATTACCAGTAATGTCACCTGTTTTATTTTTAGGAAGTGTTGCAGTTACTAAATATATTACGCAAAAACAATTATTTTTAAAAATGCTAAGCGTAGCGCTCTTAAGTGGCATTTTAACTTATTTATGCTCTAAGCATTACACAATACACAGCTTACTACCCGTATACGGTATATTAGGGGCATGGTTTTTAATTATTTTCAGCATACTTGATTTTTTACAAAACATGAGAAGAATAGCAGTTTTTTTAGGTCATATTGGCTTTGGGCTTCTTATACTTTCAGCGAATATTGCGTTTAATGGAAGCACATTTGAGGAAGCTACCCTTAAAATAGGTGAGAGCTTTGAGCATAACAATTATCAGATTACTTTAAAAGATGTAGAATATAGTTTAGTGAAAAACTATGCCAGCCGTAAAGCAATTGTAAAAATTACTAAAAATAATTATATATTTTATTTAAAGCCCGAAACAAGACTTTACCCAATAGAGCAAACAACTACCACAGACGTAGATATTAAAAGCTTTTTATTTAATGACATATACTTAGCCTTTGCTGATTATGATGAAGAAAAAGGAGCATATCTCAGAGTATACGACAGAAAAATGATCAATTTTATCTGGCTTAGTGTAGCTCTTATGTTTGCCTCAGGAATTTATAAAATTTTACGGAAGAAAAAATGACATCACAAAATATTGCCCCACTCAAAAAATTAGGACAAAACTTTTTAAAAAATCCTAACACCTGCCTTAGAATAGTTAATGAAAGTAATATTGCAGGTAAGAACGTTTTAGAAATTGGCCCTGGAACAGGAGCCTTAACCCGCCATATTGTTGAACAAAAACCGAGTAAGCTTATTTTAATTGAACCAGATGATAGATGTATTGAATTACTTACAAACTTATGCAGTAATACAAATGCTAAGATATTCCACGAAGATGCACTTAAACTTGATTTTGAAAATATAACCAAAGGTGAAGAATTTCATGTAATTTCAAATTTGCCTTATTATATATCTTCAGAAATTTTATTAAAATTACTCAAAAGTCAGCATATATTTCCTTCTTTAAACTTAATGTTCCAAAAGGAAGTTGCAGAAAGAATTTCAGCAGAACCTGATAATGGTGAGTATGGTAGGCTGTCAGTAATTTCGCAGGCAATATATGATTGCGAGATCTTTTTACATGTAGGCAGTCACCAATTTATACCCGCACCCAAAGTTGATTCCGCAGTAGTATATTTTACAAGAAAAACAAATGCTTTGAATTTTGATATTAAAAAATTAGAATACATTACACAGGAGTTTTTTATGCACCGTAGAAAGCAAATCGGTAAAACACTAAAAAAACTAAATTTATCTGAAGATAATTTAGCAAATATTGGTGTGCTACCTACTATGAGGGCAGAAAATATATCTGTAGAGCAATATATTAAACTCGCAAATTTGATTTAGGTAAAAACGTAAAATGCGCGGCAAAGTTAATTATAATAATACACTTCAAAAAATATTATATATAGATTTTCCTCTATATTTTTTAATGCTTGCGGTTTCTTCAATCGGCTTTGCCCTCATGTATTCTGCAGCGCAGGGGTCAGTATTTCCATGGATGTTTAAGCAAATTCTTCATTTTGCATCAGGAACTGTAGTAATGCTTGTTATCGCGGTAACTAGTATGCGTTTTTGGTATAATATGTCGTATAAATTTTATGCACTAAGCATAATTTTACTTATTGTAACTGAATTTGCAGGGCATACTGCGATGGGAGCAACACGCTGGCTAAATTTAGGTATTATAAAACTTCAGCCATCTGATCTTGTAAAAACTACAGTAATTATGGCTCTAGCTAGATATTTTCACAATTTGCCATTTAATAATATTCGTAAAATTCGTTACGTCATTCCTCCTATATTAATGGTTTTAGTACCTGTTGCATTAGTTTTAAAACAACCAGATCTTGGTACTGCGTCCATTATCCTTGGTATTGGCGGAATGATGTTTTTAATTGCCGGCATTGCATTATGGAAATTTGGTTTTGTGATTCTAGCGGCTGTTATAAGCGCCCCAATTGCATGGAATTTTTTACATGATTATCAGAAAAAACGTATTATGGTATTTCTTGACCCAGGATCCGATAGATTAGCGACTGGATATAACATAATACAGTCTAAAATTTCTATTGGATCAGGTGGAATATTTGGGAAAGGTTTACTAAAAGGCACACAAACGCAGCTTAGCTTTTTACCAGAACATCAAACAGATTTTATTTTTGCCATGCTTTCAGAAGAATTAGGTTTAATGGGAGGTCTTACAATATTAGTTATCTATGGGCTTATGCTATATAGATCTTATAAAGTTGCTCTTAACTGTAAAAACCATTTTGGCGCTATGATGGCTATGGGTGTTGCATGTATGTTCTTTATTCATTTGTTTATTAATATGGCTATGGTCATGGAACTTGTACCAGTTGTAGG
This genomic stretch from Alphaproteobacteria bacterium 33-17 harbors:
- a CDS encoding tRNA (guanosine(37)-N1)-methyltransferase TrmD, with protein sequence MQNFHIISMLPDAFPGILGMSLAGKALGKHWNYTVTNPRDFVERNYKSVDDEPFGGGIGQVMRPDILGKAIDNIKAKHNVQKFIYFSPRGKKINYEYIENLKSCSDILMLCGRYEGIDQRVIDFYEFEEVSLGDFIMSGGEIPAMTLIDACIRLIPGVINNGNALMEESFCSQNEFFGLLEYPLYTRPSSWNGLVVPEVLTSGDHRKIREWRLDEAKKITQKRRPDLWKNFKESKIIGCNEAKYE
- a CDS encoding 16S rRNA processing protein RimM — protein: MSKLVLVGYIIGSHGVKGEVKVKALTPNFFGFPALYKENNEKIKFKVRSSNQDVSICSIDGVNDKNISDRLKGMQIFAMRSDFPEIEEDGEFYISDLIDMDIKDPDSKEKIGKIIAVHNYGAGDICEVEIRSNKLLLPFNNDTFPEVDVENKVIYCNIPDEV
- a CDS encoding 30S ribosomal protein S16; this translates as MTVKIRLTRRGSKKRPYYKVVVANATAPRDGDFIAELGFFNPAKAKDSAERFGIKIDLVKDWIAKGAQMTDRVAKLMDAYNYEVPGNVSKRLERLRNNPKKLSKKEMKEQA
- a CDS encoding ribosomal RNA small subunit methyltransferase A; its protein translation is MTSQNIAPLKKLGQNFLKNPNTCLRIVNESNIAGKNVLEIGPGTGALTRHIVEQKPSKLILIEPDDRCIELLTNLCSNTNAKIFHEDALKLDFENITKGEEFHVISNLPYYISSEILLKLLKSQHIFPSLNLMFQKEVAERISAEPDNGEYGRLSVISQAIYDCEIFLHVGSHQFIPAPKVDSAVVYFTRKTNALNFDIKKLEYITQEFFMHRRKQIGKTLKKLNLSEDNLANIGVLPTMRAENISVEQYIKLANLI
- a CDS encoding rod shape-determining protein RodA, yielding MRGKVNYNNTLQKILYIDFPLYFLMLAVSSIGFALMYSAAQGSVFPWMFKQILHFASGTVVMLVIAVTSMRFWYNMSYKFYALSIILLIVTEFAGHTAMGATRWLNLGIIKLQPSDLVKTTVIMALARYFHNLPFNNIRKIRYVIPPILMVLVPVALVLKQPDLGTASIILGIGGMMFLIAGIALWKFGFVILAAVISAPIAWNFLHDYQKKRIMVFLDPGSDRLATGYNIIQSKISIGSGGIFGKGLLKGTQTQLSFLPEHQTDFIFAMLSEELGLMGGLTILVIYGLMLYRSYKVALNCKNHFGAMMAMGVACMFFIHLFINMAMVMELVPVVGVPLPFLSYGGTIMMSMMVGFGFVMCASVHNRDLDR